The Manihot esculenta cultivar AM560-2 chromosome 11, M.esculenta_v8, whole genome shotgun sequence genome includes a region encoding these proteins:
- the LOC110617251 gene encoding uncharacterized protein LOC110617251 produces MTPEVRFRSPSPNGKSRSSLEEKPTDLKTTTNGEKSVKIKRFGEVAGGTAAECAAVCCCCPCTLMNLLVLAIFKMPACICRKAKKRHRLGRKQRSLLVHAGRDDRDGGELEGELQAKEKQKATGVGDDDDDGKTAAVDLEKEMLDRFYATGFWRSPSQRSTSS; encoded by the coding sequence ATGACTCCCGAGGTTCGATTCCGATCGCCGTCGCCAAACGGCAAGAGTCGGTCTTCATTAGAGGAGAAACCGACCGATTTGAAAACGACAACGAATGGAGAGAAAAGTGTGAAAATCAAGCGGTTCGGAGAGGTTGCGGGTGGGACAGCCGCAGAATGTGCGGCGGTGTGTTGTTGCTGTCCATGTACGCTGATGAACCTTTTGGTCTTAGCGATTTTCAAGATGCCGGCTTGTATCTGCCGGAAGGCGAAGAAACGACACCGTCTGGGCAGAAAGCAGCGGTCGTTGTTGGTCCACGCTGGTAGAGATGACAGGGACGGAGGGGAATTAGAGGGGGAATTGCAAGCGAAAGAGAAACAAAAAGCCACTGGCGTTGGTGATGACGATGACGATGGAAAAACTGCTGCCGTTGATCTAGAAAAGGAGATGTTGGACCGTTTCTATGCAACTGGGTTTTGGAGAAGCCCATCTCAAAGAAGTACGTCATCGTGA